Within Ipomoea triloba cultivar NCNSP0323 chromosome 9, ASM357664v1, the genomic segment GATAAATCGTGAAATGTGTCTCAACTGACCGACAAAAAATCTTCAAATACTTTTACACTTAGTGCTCATAAGTCCACAACAAATATTTTTGGGTCTTTAGTAAGAGCAAAACAAaacttatgaacttattttgagttATCTAATCAGTTGAGTTATGGTTCGAGACTTAATATTGTATTTATTAAGTAATAACAGAACAGGGAATTTAGCAGAAGTGAGTAGGGTATGGTAACATGGATGTGGGAAAAAGAGGAGCTTCAAAATTCAGTTTGGCATATGCTTCTGCCAGCATGGATTGTTCGTTAAGGGAACCTAGCTGCATGCCCACTCAGATCTTATATGGGCTTTAattaagtatttaattaatcaatcaatcaaatctAATCTTAGACCTAAAGGTTAGATATTTAGCAAACCTTTTACTTTGCGTTTTGACTAATTTTCTTAATTGATAGACCATTTCAGTCCGCAATCGCCAAGCTTCCCACTTTATCCTTGCCCTAGAATCTATTAGGCTTAATGATCACAAAAGAGGTAATGACCTCGCTATCCTCTCgatccttataccatggaccggGTTCATAGTATACTATGTACCTTTGTACATATGTATGTGTCagtttttgtatcttgtgttatgaaattctttatcttaaaaatataaattttatatctgaaacaaattagtaattgtgtcttatgttataaatttgtATCTTGTGCTATGAAATTCTGTTCTTATTAACACAAGTTATGTACttaaattagatttgaaaaataaataaatacataatatgtgtatgtgtcttgtgttatgaaattttataacttacgagtatgaattctgtaccttGTTGTTTTTCTCCAGGGTCTATAGTGCCATGTGTACCcttgtccatgatataaatcGTGTCAAAAAGAAATAAGGAAGGGATAAGTTTGAAAGAAAtaactttctttttctttttttcaaccagttgatatgattaaaatataactgctatttttattttaagaagGAAGTACCGTAATAGGACAATGCTTATATTGTGGTCTAGGGTTTAAGTAGCAAGATGAACCTCTAATACATGTCCATTTTCAGTATATTACAAGTTCATTTTCTTGTAATACACTATATAAAGgaatttatatcaaaatataatgaatatactaaaaatgaacatatacgAATCATGGAgtgcatgatataatttgtcataaTCAATCATTGTATCATGGATCATAATCCACATTGCAAGTTAAACCACTAAcatacaagtttatttttagtgcactacctaaaaataaacataatctttaatatattaaaaataaacatttattttctctaaaaaataaaaaataaacatttatcaaTAGTCAATCGTGTAATGTAGACCAcgatttgtaatttaatttgtcaTAAAAAAGTCTAGATTTACAATATACTAAAATGAACATGTATCATGGTCCATTTTATGAGAAGGATTATGGgtgcacaatataatttgttttttatatgAAAGAAGGCCTTGAGCTTTGATATAGGTGTCAATTTTATCGGGTACATTTTGGGCCTCACCCTCTGGTATTCAGTTGGGCCCAAGGCTCAGATGCTCAAGTCTTCACAAACTATCTCATTTCTTGAGATCCTTACTGTGGTACATGTCATGGGCTTTATGTGCAAATGCattcacaacaaaataaaattgggccTTGGGCCTTGGTATATTAGGACTGCAAAAATATCCCATCATAAGCCCATTCCCTTGTGGACCACTGGCTAATGATTATGGATTTCATCATGATCATAGGACTCCCACAAGggctcatcatcatcatcatcatataaaAAGAGGCACACAATTGATGAATGCAGTAAAAAAGTTGGTTTGCTTCCAAACACAGGCTTTCTAGATGGAGAATTTGTCAAAGGACAGACAGACCGACCCACTACACACTCCTAAGATTGACCAAAAATAGTCTCAAAACTTATCCAACATTTGCATGTGAAGATTCAACCTTGGCGATCTCGCAAAGTTAATCAGATTATTAACTTAGTTACCATTTGACTCCGAACAACAGTGGTCTATTTACTTTTTTTGGTTTGAGTAATAATTTAGGCTACTTTGAATTGGTCAGCTGTGAATAACTTAGGTTGAGTCACAAGGTCAGTCActcaaaaagatttaaataGCTAGTAAACACGACATGATACAAAACTGGGCACGAAAATAAACAAGGAGTTGGTGTTTGGTGGAATCAGATTACTTTATGACTTGACATGGAACATGAAAGCAAGGCAAAATCACATGTTTCTATTCTTACATTCTGTGCTGGAATTCCAAAATAACCacagtatatattacattaacaACATCAAACTCTTGTACTATAAAAAAAGATTGAATAATGTGTGTGAATTCACAAGTTGCAGTACAAATTTAATCTTCAAGAATCATAAATCCCTTTGCAGATAATACAATGCCCAGAAAAAATGCTACCTATAATACTACCCTCCTCAATTCTCATCCTCCCACTTTCCCTATTCCACAGATGCACCCCATAACTCTCCCCCCTTAGCTGAACCAGCTTAGCTTCTATCCACCTTCCATGCCTCCGGTCCCTCGGATGCCGAAAAAACCCTGCAATTCGAGTCCAATCCGCAGGGTAAAACGCCATTGGAGGCAACACAGTGAAGTTGAAAGAAACAGCAGAAGAACCAGAAGAGACTTTCTCCACAACTCTTGAAACTAAGTATGGTCCATTGTGCCCCCACTTGTTCCCATCAAATGATGCAGCAAATTCCTCCAAGAACTTGAGGAGCAGTGGGTGCCCTTTGTCAAAAACCAGCACTGCATTGTTCAGTCTTGACCAGTTCCCAGAAAGGTTAATGCTTTGGGCTCCAATGGAGTTTCTTAGCCCAGAAAAGTCCTTCATGACTATGAAGTCTGTGTCAAGATATACCCCTCCATATTTGTACAGAACAGCTAGCCTGATCAGGTTTGATAGGTTCTGGGCTAAGGGTATTTCACCAGGGTCCTTTTTCCCACTTCTCAGATCATCATACCAATCTTCTGCAGGGGTGTTCTTGAACAGAAATTTCAAATCAGGCTTTATTGCAATAACCCCAAACC encodes:
- the LOC116028636 gene encoding lactosylceramide 4-alpha-galactosyltransferase-like, coding for MFFCARISMKMFHTFRINRTKFQIFSTATLAAIVFLIIFSDNAFINHSSIRSTQFRSQKHPRLKPLNSIKEDVIEQVHEDLATLVPPFNVTAEERTEWFKRKFPEFGIFKSDEVSRRFDGRVREFYRSRECKVRFFMTWIASANSFGRREFLSLESLFKAHKDGCLIIISQTMDSEYGNRVLEPLIRFGVIAIKPDLKFLFKNTPAEDWYDDLRSGKKDPGEIPLAQNLSNLIRLAVLYKYGGVYLDTDFIVMKDFSGLRNSIGAQSINLSGNWSRLNNAVLVFDKGHPLLLKFLEEFAASFDGNKWGHNGPYLVSRVVEKVSSGSSAVSFNFTVLPPMAFYPADWTRIAGFFRHPRDRRHGRWIEAKLVQLRGESYGVHLWNRESGRMRIEEGSIIGSIFSGHCIICKGIYDS